From one Triticum aestivum cultivar Chinese Spring chromosome 4B, IWGSC CS RefSeq v2.1, whole genome shotgun sequence genomic stretch:
- the LOC123091311 gene encoding uncharacterized protein — protein sequence MSTSAISSENSPPAAEQVDGVGIVQHSSEFYLADSTYCGLEPRSKHRCPRHQLIPACRVAWGGASTGRRFLGCPLDLPDECEWAVWVDPPPPERVGLAFEELHEVIEHSWIRSHHLEKRSIDLAKKNRALNKELKKMKEIMCIGTMLFASIFICFLAISMAVCAQNAH from the exons ATGTCGACGTCGGCCATCTCGTCGGAGAACTCGCCGCCGGCAGCCGAACAG GTGGATGGGGTAGGCATTGTTCAGCACAGCTCCGAGTTCTACTTGGCAGACTCGACATACTGTGGCTTGGAGCCGCGCTCGAAGCATCGTTGCCCGAGGCACCAGCTAATCCCGGCTTGTCGTGTCGCCTGGGGAGGCGCAAGCACTGGACGTCGTTTTTTGGGTTGCCCTCTGGAT TTGCCAGATGAATGTGAATGGGCAGTTTGGGTTGACCCACCACCTCCAGAACGTGTTGGTCTTGCCTTTGAAGAACTGCACGAAGTGATCGAACATAGCTGGATCAGAAGTCACCACCTGGAGAAGAGATCAATTGATCTTGCGAAGAAGAATCGTGCATTGAACAAGGAGTTGAAGAAAATGAAAGAAATTATGTGCATAGGGACAATGTTGTTTGCTAGCATTTTCATTTGTTTTCTAGCAATCTCAATGGCTGTCTGTGCACAGAATGCACATTAG
- the LOC543462 gene encoding proteasome subunit beta type-4, with translation MDATAAAAGGGDGTQRTLNPYVTGNSVIAMKYKDGVIMACDTGASYGSTLRYKSVERIKEVGKHSLIGGSGEFSDFQEILRYLDELTLNDHMWDDGNSLGPKEIHAYLTRVMYNRRNKFDPLWNSLVLGGVKKGPKGDEKYLGMVNMIGTHFEENHIATGFGNHMAIPILRGEWREDMTFEEAVKLIEKCLLVLLYRDRSSINKFQIAKITTEGSTIYPPYALKTNWGFAAFENPSKGAVGTW, from the exons ATGGACGcgaccgcggcggcggccggaggaggagacgGGACGCAGAGGACACT GAATCCTTATGTGACTGGTAATTCGGTGATTGCAATGAAATACAAGGATGGTGTGATCATGGCATGTGACACTGGAG CCTCCTATGGGTCAACTTTGCGATACAAGAGTGTGGAGCGTATCAAGGAGGTTGGAAAGCATAGCCTTATTGGAGGGAGTGGGGAGTTCAGTGATTTCCAGGAGATTTTGCGGTATCTGGATGAATTAAC TTTGAATGATCATATGTGGGATGATGGCAACTCATTGGGCCCCAAGGAAATCCATGCCTACCTGACAAGAGTAATGTACAACAGGCGCAATAAGTTTGACCCTCTATGGAACTCCCTGGTGCTTGGTGGAGTGAAAAAGGGCCCAAAGGGCGATGAGAAGTATCTTGGCATG GTTAACATGATTGGTACACACTTTGAGGAAAACCACATTGCCACTGGATTTGGGAACCATATGGCAATCCCAATACTTCGTGGTGAATGGCGCGAGGACATGACTTTTGAAGAAGCTGTTAAGCTGATTGAGAAGTGCTTGCTGGTCCTGCTGTACCGTGACCGGTCATCCATCAACAAATTCCAG ATTGCCAAGATCACAACCGAGGGATCAACCATCTACCCGCCGTATGCCCTGAAGACCAACTGGGGGTTTGCCGCCTTTGAGAACCCATCCAAGGGTGCTGTAGGAACATGGTAA